From the genome of Biomphalaria glabrata chromosome 1, xgBioGlab47.1, whole genome shotgun sequence, one region includes:
- the LOC106060612 gene encoding uncharacterized protein LOC106060612 isoform X2, translating into MQTLEWMDNDHYRGDSEVEADSDHEDGGYHFHTDLDSHDTGTVRRRAKTIVTPKMAMESFRLSFLNDDQDVNFDAILGELYELESQLSNTQSELSRSLGTHLPPPAPFQDGKECSEAHGQHQTAHISEQEELDLLAAEITRGLHYHKTNGHHHPHHHHHHHHQHHHQVDSLCDTLDTDSAFSDNASLPSSESFTSMATVSSSADTTSSSSGDTCSMTSAICAVNHAEEEQIARLKAEKIRIALEKIREAKIRKLFVRAFAKDGSSKSILVDEKMSVAQVCSQLADKNHIRLNHKMSVVEHMPELLMERILEDHDSLVENMVMWTRDSKNKVVFEERMDKYDLFRNPEKYLLGCTSSKPSSLVPAQKDKLIQEFFSPDSVCVPSMEGLLFLKSDGKKAWKKFFFVLRASGLYYNPKGKTSKNPKDLLCLVQFDYVEVYRGLGWKKKYHAPTDFCFALKHPQIQKKTSKYIRYFCAESETTLDQWVMGVRIVKLGKQMLHNYERLTHEISMWDLREPEASGSTVDEATCQMLNHDDLNDSRMSVPEPGSRHSVIQVHNNNSSSTCDTRDVMNIEVLAIPPRKASESGSGGGSDGRSLNGSILSDSSHKTPVKRVSFSATHSIITGEHVEVKHRDSIISASTDSSEDSNSSGEIRPGSSFRGKLRPRLPVTTETTRQLADMCNVSMDENDEAVYAESQHRGTSSAFARSERRRSSMHERRGSSGSTGSDGQKVAYTKHSHLSSSLKQQSQEVYGAVSCPAPLEIRYQHSPVDSPYQGSIRRKSEPTVVPEESPGSPYPMLYSPVREEQDCELSCDQEQVEPFYNQIRNPPANRVSIPPPAQFREEEVAHLSSSYQPSHDVFTSMQTPLVHTGEVRTSSHSSHDPAQAKSLPPATLPKPQSNALTSTPPASSRSFNDSPSIQLTTKLPPPTLPKTSQTKSAMNSKLPPPCVEPGNNELQVTPISEDRATCPSQSPSLPFLSELSKKTSSEPGGDSSNNSSTHRRCASASGPLGRGDKKVAPPPPPKRSESTRLSVEVSKVQQPLEETVQNGVLVHEPIYENFDGILDIDELPPPPPELLMDLPQPDCPANSGSIKKCKPPPPPPKRSKDTQLSGH; encoded by the exons GATTTGGACTCTCATGACACTGGCACAGTGCGAAGGCGTGCAAAAACAATTGTTACTCCCAAGATGGCAATGGAGAGTTTTcgcctttcttttttaaatgacg ACCAAGATGTGAATTTTGATGCCATCTTGGGTGAGCTGTATGAATTGGAGTCCCAGTTAAGTAACACACAGAGTGAGCTATCCAGGTCATTAGGTACTCATCTTCCTCCACCTGCCCCATTTCAagatggtaaagaatgcagtgAGGCTCATGGACAACACCAGACAGCACACATTTCTGAACAG GAAGAATTGGATCTGCTGGCCGCAGAGATCACTAGAGGACTTCACTATCACAAGACTAATGGACACCATCACCCCCATCACcaccatcatcaccatcatcaacaTCACCATCAGGTGGACTCATTATGTGATACTCTAGACACTGACTCTGCATTCTCTGACAATGCTTCTCTGCCCTCTTCTGAGTCCTTCACCTCCATGGCGACTGTGTCTTCTTCTGCAGACACAACTTCATCCTCTTCTGGGGACACTTGCAGTATGACCAGTGCCATCTGTGCTGTCAATCATGCAGAG GAGGAACAAATAGCTCGTTTGAAAGCTGAAAAAATTCGTATAGCCTTGGAAAAGATTAGGGAGGCAAAGATTAGAAAg TTGTTTGTTAGAGCCTTTGCTAAAGATGGCAGCAGTAAAAGTATTTTAGTGGATGAAAAGATGAGTGTAGCCCAGGTGTGCAGTCAATTAGCAGACAAGAATCATATACGATTGAACCACAAGATGTCTGTTGTAGAGCACATGCCTGAGTTACTCATGG AACGTATTTTAGAAGATCACGACTCACTAGTGGAGAACATGGTCATGTGGACAAGAGACTCCAAAAATAAAGTTGTATTTGAGGAAAGAATGGACAAGTATGATCTCTTTAGAAACCCTGAG AAATATTTACTGGGCTGTACATCCAGCAAACCAAGTTCTCTGGTACCCGCACAAAAAGATAAACTGATTCAG GAATTTTTCTCTCCTGACAGTGTGTGTGTTCCTTCAATGGAAGGACTTCTCTTTCTCAAGTCTGATGGGAAAAAAGCTTGGAAAAAATTCTTCTTTGTTTTAAGAGCCTCTGGTTTATattacaatcctaaaggaaAAACTAGTAAA AATCCTAAAGATCTGCTGTGTCTGGTACAGTTTGACTATGTTGAAGTGTATAGAGGACTAGGatggaaaaaaaagtatcatgcaccaacagatttttgttttgcattaaAG CACCCTCAGATACAGAAGAAAACCTCCAAGTACATACGTTATTTTTGTGCTGAGTCAGAGACAACTTTAGATCAGTGGGTAATGGGAGTCAGGATAGTTAAG CTTGGTAAGCAAATGCTTCATAACTATGAAAGATTGACTCATGAGATCTCCATGTGGGATTTAAGGGAGCCTGAGGCGTCTGGTAGCACAGTTGATGAAGCCACATGTCAAATGTTAAACCATGATGACCTGAATGACAGCCGTATGTCTGTACCTGAGCCAGGCTCCAGGCACTCGGTCATTCAGGtccacaacaacaacagcagcagcacTTGTGACACCAGAGATGTCATGAACATTGAAGTGTTGGCTATTCCTCCAAGGAAAGCCTCTGAGTCAGGAAGTGGAGGGGGATCTGATGGAAG GTCTCTCAATGGATCCATTTTGTCTGATTCGTCTCATAAAACCCCAGTCAAGCGTGTCTCATTTAGTGCAACTCACAGTATTATTACTGGTGAACATGTTGAAGTGAAACATCGGGATTCAATTATTAGTGCATCAACAGATTCCAGTGAAGATTCCAATTCAAGCGGGGAAATTAGACCAGGCTCAAGTTTCAGAGGTAAACTAAGACCAAGGTTACCTGTCACCACAGAGACTACTAGACAGCTGGCAGATATGTGCAACGTGTCAATGGATGAGAATGATGAAGCTGTTTATGCCGAGTCTCAGCACAGGGGCACATCCTCAGCGTTTGCCAGGTCTGAGCGACGACGTTCTTCTATGCATGAGAGGCGTGGCTCATCTGGTTCCACTGGCTCAGACGGTCAAAAAGTTGCTTACACAAAACATTCCCATCTGTCATCTTCCCTTAAGCAGCAATCACAGGAAGTGTATGGTGCAGTCAGTTGCCCTGCTCCATTGGAGATTCGTTATCAGCACTCCCCAGTGGACAGTCCATACCAGGGGAGCATCAGGAGGAAAAGTGAGCCTACTGTGGTGCCAGAAGAGTCACCTGGCTCTCCCTACCCCATGTTGTACTCACCAGTCAGAGAAGAACAAGATTGTGAACTGAGCTGTGATCAAGAACAAGTTGAGCCATTCTATAATCAAATCCGAAACCCTCCAGCCAATAGAGTGTCTATCCCTCCACCTGCACAATTTCGGGAAGAGGAAGTGGCTCACTTATCTTCATCCTATCAACCCAGCCATGATGTATTCACTTCTATGCAAACTCCATTGGTACACACTGGTGAGGTCAGGACAAGCAGTCATTCATCTCATGATCCTGCTCAGGCCAAGAGTTTACCACCCGCCACACTCCCAAAACCACAGAGTAATGCGCTTACGTCAACTCCACCAGCCTCCAGCAGGTCATTCAATGACTCCCCAAGCATCCAGCTAACCACCAAGCTACCACCGCCAACTCTGCCCAAAACATCACAGACCAAGTCAGCCATGAATAGCAAACTACCCCCTCCTTGTGTAGAGCCAGGAAATAATGAACTCCAGGTTACTCCAATAAGTGAGGACAGAGCAACATGTCCATCCCAGTCTCCATCTTTACCATTTCTGTCTGAACTGTCCAAGAAAACCTCTTCAGAACCAGGAGGAGACAGCTCTAACAACAGCTCAACACATAGAAGATGTGCATCAGCCAGTGGCCCCCTTGGTAGGGGAGATAAGAAAGTTGCCCCACCACCGCCTCCCAAAAGAAGTGAATCCACAAGATTATCAGTTGAAGTATCCAAAGTCCAACAGCCACTTGAAGAAACTGTTCAAAATGGAGTTTTGGTTCATGAGCCTATTTATGAAAACTTTGATGGTATACTTGACATTGACGAGTTACCCCCACCACCCCCAGAACTGCTCATGGATCTTCCTCAACCGGACTGCCCAGCTAATAGTGGCTCTATCAAAAAATGTAAACCtcccccaccaccaccaaaaAGATCAAAAGATACTCAGCTATCTGGTCATTGA
- the LOC106060612 gene encoding uncharacterized protein LOC106060612 isoform X10 yields the protein MAMESFRLSFLNDDQDVNFDAILGELYELESQLSNTQSELSRSLGTHLPPPAPFQDGKECSEAHGQHQTAHISEQEELDLLAAEITRGLHYHKTNGHHHPHHHHHHHHQHHHQVDSLCDTLDTDSAFSDNASLPSSESFTSMATVSSSADTTSSSSGDTCSMTSAICAVNHAEEEQIARLKAEKIRIALEKIREAKIRKLFVRAFAKDGSSKSILVDEKMSVAQVCSQLADKNHIRLNHKMSVVEHMPELLMERILEDHDSLVENMVMWTRDSKNKVVFEERMDKYDLFRNPEKYLLGCTSSKPSSLVPAQKDKLIQEFFSPDSVCVPSMEGLLFLKSDGKKAWKKFFFVLRASGLYYNPKGKTSKNPKDLLCLVQFDYVEVYRGLGWKKKYHAPTDFCFALKHPQIQKKTSKYIRYFCAESETTLDQWVMGVRIVKLGKQMLHNYERLTHEISMWDLREPEASGSTVDEATCQMLNHDDLNDSRMSVPEPGSRHSVIQVHNNNSSSTCDTRDVMNIEVLAIPPRKASESGSGGGSDGRSLNGSILSDSSHKTPVKRVSFSATHSIITGEHVEVKHRDSIISASTDSSEDSNSSGEIRPGSSFRGKLRPRLPVTTETTRQLADMCNVSMDENDEAVYAESQHRGTSSAFARSERRRSSMHERRGSSGSTGSDGQKVAYTKHSHLSSSLKQQSQEVYGAVSCPAPLEIRYQHSPVDSPYQGSIRRKSEPTVVPEESPGSPYPMLYSPVREEQDCELSCDQEQVEPFYNQIRNPPANRVSIPPPAQFREEEVAHLSSSYQPSHDVFTSMQTPLVHTGEVRTSSHSSHDPAQAKSLPPATLPKPQSNALTSTPPASSRSFNDSPSIQLTTKLPPPTLPKTSQTKSAMNSKLPPPCVEPGNNELQVTPISEDRATCPSQSPSLPFLSELSKKTSSEPGGDSSNNSSTHRRCASASGPLGRGDKKVAPPPPPKRSESTRLSVEVSKVQQPLEETVQNGVLVHEPIYENFDGILDIDELPPPPPELLMDLPQPDCPANSGSIKKCKPPPPPPKRSKDTQLSGH from the exons ATGGCAATGGAGAGTTTTcgcctttcttttttaaatgacg ACCAAGATGTGAATTTTGATGCCATCTTGGGTGAGCTGTATGAATTGGAGTCCCAGTTAAGTAACACACAGAGTGAGCTATCCAGGTCATTAGGTACTCATCTTCCTCCACCTGCCCCATTTCAagatggtaaagaatgcagtgAGGCTCATGGACAACACCAGACAGCACACATTTCTGAACAG GAAGAATTGGATCTGCTGGCCGCAGAGATCACTAGAGGACTTCACTATCACAAGACTAATGGACACCATCACCCCCATCACcaccatcatcaccatcatcaacaTCACCATCAGGTGGACTCATTATGTGATACTCTAGACACTGACTCTGCATTCTCTGACAATGCTTCTCTGCCCTCTTCTGAGTCCTTCACCTCCATGGCGACTGTGTCTTCTTCTGCAGACACAACTTCATCCTCTTCTGGGGACACTTGCAGTATGACCAGTGCCATCTGTGCTGTCAATCATGCAGAG GAGGAACAAATAGCTCGTTTGAAAGCTGAAAAAATTCGTATAGCCTTGGAAAAGATTAGGGAGGCAAAGATTAGAAAg TTGTTTGTTAGAGCCTTTGCTAAAGATGGCAGCAGTAAAAGTATTTTAGTGGATGAAAAGATGAGTGTAGCCCAGGTGTGCAGTCAATTAGCAGACAAGAATCATATACGATTGAACCACAAGATGTCTGTTGTAGAGCACATGCCTGAGTTACTCATGG AACGTATTTTAGAAGATCACGACTCACTAGTGGAGAACATGGTCATGTGGACAAGAGACTCCAAAAATAAAGTTGTATTTGAGGAAAGAATGGACAAGTATGATCTCTTTAGAAACCCTGAG AAATATTTACTGGGCTGTACATCCAGCAAACCAAGTTCTCTGGTACCCGCACAAAAAGATAAACTGATTCAG GAATTTTTCTCTCCTGACAGTGTGTGTGTTCCTTCAATGGAAGGACTTCTCTTTCTCAAGTCTGATGGGAAAAAAGCTTGGAAAAAATTCTTCTTTGTTTTAAGAGCCTCTGGTTTATattacaatcctaaaggaaAAACTAGTAAA AATCCTAAAGATCTGCTGTGTCTGGTACAGTTTGACTATGTTGAAGTGTATAGAGGACTAGGatggaaaaaaaagtatcatgcaccaacagatttttgttttgcattaaAG CACCCTCAGATACAGAAGAAAACCTCCAAGTACATACGTTATTTTTGTGCTGAGTCAGAGACAACTTTAGATCAGTGGGTAATGGGAGTCAGGATAGTTAAG CTTGGTAAGCAAATGCTTCATAACTATGAAAGATTGACTCATGAGATCTCCATGTGGGATTTAAGGGAGCCTGAGGCGTCTGGTAGCACAGTTGATGAAGCCACATGTCAAATGTTAAACCATGATGACCTGAATGACAGCCGTATGTCTGTACCTGAGCCAGGCTCCAGGCACTCGGTCATTCAGGtccacaacaacaacagcagcagcacTTGTGACACCAGAGATGTCATGAACATTGAAGTGTTGGCTATTCCTCCAAGGAAAGCCTCTGAGTCAGGAAGTGGAGGGGGATCTGATGGAAG GTCTCTCAATGGATCCATTTTGTCTGATTCGTCTCATAAAACCCCAGTCAAGCGTGTCTCATTTAGTGCAACTCACAGTATTATTACTGGTGAACATGTTGAAGTGAAACATCGGGATTCAATTATTAGTGCATCAACAGATTCCAGTGAAGATTCCAATTCAAGCGGGGAAATTAGACCAGGCTCAAGTTTCAGAGGTAAACTAAGACCAAGGTTACCTGTCACCACAGAGACTACTAGACAGCTGGCAGATATGTGCAACGTGTCAATGGATGAGAATGATGAAGCTGTTTATGCCGAGTCTCAGCACAGGGGCACATCCTCAGCGTTTGCCAGGTCTGAGCGACGACGTTCTTCTATGCATGAGAGGCGTGGCTCATCTGGTTCCACTGGCTCAGACGGTCAAAAAGTTGCTTACACAAAACATTCCCATCTGTCATCTTCCCTTAAGCAGCAATCACAGGAAGTGTATGGTGCAGTCAGTTGCCCTGCTCCATTGGAGATTCGTTATCAGCACTCCCCAGTGGACAGTCCATACCAGGGGAGCATCAGGAGGAAAAGTGAGCCTACTGTGGTGCCAGAAGAGTCACCTGGCTCTCCCTACCCCATGTTGTACTCACCAGTCAGAGAAGAACAAGATTGTGAACTGAGCTGTGATCAAGAACAAGTTGAGCCATTCTATAATCAAATCCGAAACCCTCCAGCCAATAGAGTGTCTATCCCTCCACCTGCACAATTTCGGGAAGAGGAAGTGGCTCACTTATCTTCATCCTATCAACCCAGCCATGATGTATTCACTTCTATGCAAACTCCATTGGTACACACTGGTGAGGTCAGGACAAGCAGTCATTCATCTCATGATCCTGCTCAGGCCAAGAGTTTACCACCCGCCACACTCCCAAAACCACAGAGTAATGCGCTTACGTCAACTCCACCAGCCTCCAGCAGGTCATTCAATGACTCCCCAAGCATCCAGCTAACCACCAAGCTACCACCGCCAACTCTGCCCAAAACATCACAGACCAAGTCAGCCATGAATAGCAAACTACCCCCTCCTTGTGTAGAGCCAGGAAATAATGAACTCCAGGTTACTCCAATAAGTGAGGACAGAGCAACATGTCCATCCCAGTCTCCATCTTTACCATTTCTGTCTGAACTGTCCAAGAAAACCTCTTCAGAACCAGGAGGAGACAGCTCTAACAACAGCTCAACACATAGAAGATGTGCATCAGCCAGTGGCCCCCTTGGTAGGGGAGATAAGAAAGTTGCCCCACCACCGCCTCCCAAAAGAAGTGAATCCACAAGATTATCAGTTGAAGTATCCAAAGTCCAACAGCCACTTGAAGAAACTGTTCAAAATGGAGTTTTGGTTCATGAGCCTATTTATGAAAACTTTGATGGTATACTTGACATTGACGAGTTACCCCCACCACCCCCAGAACTGCTCATGGATCTTCCTCAACCGGACTGCCCAGCTAATAGTGGCTCTATCAAAAAATGTAAACCtcccccaccaccaccaaaaAGATCAAAAGATACTCAGCTATCTGGTCATTGA
- the LOC106060612 gene encoding uncharacterized protein LOC106060612 isoform X6, producing the protein MFTCVDEDLINCGTFLVLMMDNDHYRGDSEVEADSDHEDGGYHFHTDLDSHDTGTVRRRAKTIVTPKMAMESFRLSFLNDDQDVNFDAILGELYELESQLSNTQSELSRSLGTHLPPPAPFQDGKECSEAHGQHQTAHISEQEELDLLAAEITRGLHYHKTNGHHHPHHHHHHHHQHHHQVDSLCDTLDTDSAFSDNASLPSSESFTSMATVSSSADTTSSSSGDTCSMTSAICAVNHAELFVRAFAKDGSSKSILVDEKMSVAQVCSQLADKNHIRLNHKMSVVEHMPELLMERILEDHDSLVENMVMWTRDSKNKVVFEERMDKYDLFRNPEKYLLGCTSSKPSSLVPAQKDKLIQEFFSPDSVCVPSMEGLLFLKSDGKKAWKKFFFVLRASGLYYNPKGKTSKNPKDLLCLVQFDYVEVYRGLGWKKKYHAPTDFCFALKHPQIQKKTSKYIRYFCAESETTLDQWVMGVRIVKLGKQMLHNYERLTHEISMWDLREPEASGSTVDEATCQMLNHDDLNDSRMSVPEPGSRHSVIQVHNNNSSSTCDTRDVMNIEVLAIPPRKASESGSGGGSDGRSLNGSILSDSSHKTPVKRVSFSATHSIITGEHVEVKHRDSIISASTDSSEDSNSSGEIRPGSSFRGKLRPRLPVTTETTRQLADMCNVSMDENDEAVYAESQHRGTSSAFARSERRRSSMHERRGSSGSTGSDGQKVAYTKHSHLSSSLKQQSQEVYGAVSCPAPLEIRYQHSPVDSPYQGSIRRKSEPTVVPEESPGSPYPMLYSPVREEQDCELSCDQEQVEPFYNQIRNPPANRVSIPPPAQFREEEVAHLSSSYQPSHDVFTSMQTPLVHTGEVRTSSHSSHDPAQAKSLPPATLPKPQSNALTSTPPASSRSFNDSPSIQLTTKLPPPTLPKTSQTKSAMNSKLPPPCVEPGNNELQVTPISEDRATCPSQSPSLPFLSELSKKTSSEPGGDSSNNSSTHRRCASASGPLGRGDKKVAPPPPPKRSESTRLSVEVSKVQQPLEETVQNGVLVHEPIYENFDGILDIDELPPPPPELLMDLPQPDCPANSGSIKKCKPPPPPPKRSKDTQLSGH; encoded by the exons GATTTGGACTCTCATGACACTGGCACAGTGCGAAGGCGTGCAAAAACAATTGTTACTCCCAAGATGGCAATGGAGAGTTTTcgcctttcttttttaaatgacg ACCAAGATGTGAATTTTGATGCCATCTTGGGTGAGCTGTATGAATTGGAGTCCCAGTTAAGTAACACACAGAGTGAGCTATCCAGGTCATTAGGTACTCATCTTCCTCCACCTGCCCCATTTCAagatggtaaagaatgcagtgAGGCTCATGGACAACACCAGACAGCACACATTTCTGAACAG GAAGAATTGGATCTGCTGGCCGCAGAGATCACTAGAGGACTTCACTATCACAAGACTAATGGACACCATCACCCCCATCACcaccatcatcaccatcatcaacaTCACCATCAGGTGGACTCATTATGTGATACTCTAGACACTGACTCTGCATTCTCTGACAATGCTTCTCTGCCCTCTTCTGAGTCCTTCACCTCCATGGCGACTGTGTCTTCTTCTGCAGACACAACTTCATCCTCTTCTGGGGACACTTGCAGTATGACCAGTGCCATCTGTGCTGTCAATCATGCAGAG TTGTTTGTTAGAGCCTTTGCTAAAGATGGCAGCAGTAAAAGTATTTTAGTGGATGAAAAGATGAGTGTAGCCCAGGTGTGCAGTCAATTAGCAGACAAGAATCATATACGATTGAACCACAAGATGTCTGTTGTAGAGCACATGCCTGAGTTACTCATGG AACGTATTTTAGAAGATCACGACTCACTAGTGGAGAACATGGTCATGTGGACAAGAGACTCCAAAAATAAAGTTGTATTTGAGGAAAGAATGGACAAGTATGATCTCTTTAGAAACCCTGAG AAATATTTACTGGGCTGTACATCCAGCAAACCAAGTTCTCTGGTACCCGCACAAAAAGATAAACTGATTCAG GAATTTTTCTCTCCTGACAGTGTGTGTGTTCCTTCAATGGAAGGACTTCTCTTTCTCAAGTCTGATGGGAAAAAAGCTTGGAAAAAATTCTTCTTTGTTTTAAGAGCCTCTGGTTTATattacaatcctaaaggaaAAACTAGTAAA AATCCTAAAGATCTGCTGTGTCTGGTACAGTTTGACTATGTTGAAGTGTATAGAGGACTAGGatggaaaaaaaagtatcatgcaccaacagatttttgttttgcattaaAG CACCCTCAGATACAGAAGAAAACCTCCAAGTACATACGTTATTTTTGTGCTGAGTCAGAGACAACTTTAGATCAGTGGGTAATGGGAGTCAGGATAGTTAAG CTTGGTAAGCAAATGCTTCATAACTATGAAAGATTGACTCATGAGATCTCCATGTGGGATTTAAGGGAGCCTGAGGCGTCTGGTAGCACAGTTGATGAAGCCACATGTCAAATGTTAAACCATGATGACCTGAATGACAGCCGTATGTCTGTACCTGAGCCAGGCTCCAGGCACTCGGTCATTCAGGtccacaacaacaacagcagcagcacTTGTGACACCAGAGATGTCATGAACATTGAAGTGTTGGCTATTCCTCCAAGGAAAGCCTCTGAGTCAGGAAGTGGAGGGGGATCTGATGGAAG GTCTCTCAATGGATCCATTTTGTCTGATTCGTCTCATAAAACCCCAGTCAAGCGTGTCTCATTTAGTGCAACTCACAGTATTATTACTGGTGAACATGTTGAAGTGAAACATCGGGATTCAATTATTAGTGCATCAACAGATTCCAGTGAAGATTCCAATTCAAGCGGGGAAATTAGACCAGGCTCAAGTTTCAGAGGTAAACTAAGACCAAGGTTACCTGTCACCACAGAGACTACTAGACAGCTGGCAGATATGTGCAACGTGTCAATGGATGAGAATGATGAAGCTGTTTATGCCGAGTCTCAGCACAGGGGCACATCCTCAGCGTTTGCCAGGTCTGAGCGACGACGTTCTTCTATGCATGAGAGGCGTGGCTCATCTGGTTCCACTGGCTCAGACGGTCAAAAAGTTGCTTACACAAAACATTCCCATCTGTCATCTTCCCTTAAGCAGCAATCACAGGAAGTGTATGGTGCAGTCAGTTGCCCTGCTCCATTGGAGATTCGTTATCAGCACTCCCCAGTGGACAGTCCATACCAGGGGAGCATCAGGAGGAAAAGTGAGCCTACTGTGGTGCCAGAAGAGTCACCTGGCTCTCCCTACCCCATGTTGTACTCACCAGTCAGAGAAGAACAAGATTGTGAACTGAGCTGTGATCAAGAACAAGTTGAGCCATTCTATAATCAAATCCGAAACCCTCCAGCCAATAGAGTGTCTATCCCTCCACCTGCACAATTTCGGGAAGAGGAAGTGGCTCACTTATCTTCATCCTATCAACCCAGCCATGATGTATTCACTTCTATGCAAACTCCATTGGTACACACTGGTGAGGTCAGGACAAGCAGTCATTCATCTCATGATCCTGCTCAGGCCAAGAGTTTACCACCCGCCACACTCCCAAAACCACAGAGTAATGCGCTTACGTCAACTCCACCAGCCTCCAGCAGGTCATTCAATGACTCCCCAAGCATCCAGCTAACCACCAAGCTACCACCGCCAACTCTGCCCAAAACATCACAGACCAAGTCAGCCATGAATAGCAAACTACCCCCTCCTTGTGTAGAGCCAGGAAATAATGAACTCCAGGTTACTCCAATAAGTGAGGACAGAGCAACATGTCCATCCCAGTCTCCATCTTTACCATTTCTGTCTGAACTGTCCAAGAAAACCTCTTCAGAACCAGGAGGAGACAGCTCTAACAACAGCTCAACACATAGAAGATGTGCATCAGCCAGTGGCCCCCTTGGTAGGGGAGATAAGAAAGTTGCCCCACCACCGCCTCCCAAAAGAAGTGAATCCACAAGATTATCAGTTGAAGTATCCAAAGTCCAACAGCCACTTGAAGAAACTGTTCAAAATGGAGTTTTGGTTCATGAGCCTATTTATGAAAACTTTGATGGTATACTTGACATTGACGAGTTACCCCCACCACCCCCAGAACTGCTCATGGATCTTCCTCAACCGGACTGCCCAGCTAATAGTGGCTCTATCAAAAAATGTAAACCtcccccaccaccaccaaaaAGATCAAAAGATACTCAGCTATCTGGTCATTGA